The Aphis gossypii isolate Hap1 chromosome 3, ASM2018417v2, whole genome shotgun sequence genome includes a region encoding these proteins:
- the LOC126550964 gene encoding uncharacterized protein LOC126550964, with protein MGKSTIKSKKIKFGTNDVGIQCDIENDYLRRDNVNELSFDLPSEDDLSEEDEEFEEFSESDHNDQSQQLTDNSNKIRHTFQWNSQKKNGKQPEGNILIAASLTLSGILFNQMTAFCNTLKLNFFTRTIYDKFLKLYIGPVICNVWEKEKKNLEELKNGSNKIWLAGDGQFDSPGFCAKYCTYSIMDVETGKIIGFKLVQQLMVQGDLERYACGSLLNELVNEENCKIDIFLTDRHKGIRCDMRINHSNIEHEFDIWHISKSLMKRMKTLDKKYPDAFLWKTSISNHLWWSAQTCHDDGDLLVKKFTSILKHISNIHEWVEDGELIKCEHAHFVLRQDHLYFD; from the exons tacaataaaatcaaaaaaaataaaatttggtacaaatgATGTTGGTATACAATGTGACATCGAAAATGACTATTTACGTCGTGACAACGTAAATGAATTATCGTTTGATCTTCCATcggaagatgatttgtcagaaGAAGATGAAGAGTTTGAGGAATTTTCTGAAAGTGATCATAATGACCAATCACAACAACTTAcagataattcaaataaaatta gaCATACGTTCCAGTGGAATTCTCAAAAAAAGAATGGTAAACAACCAgaaggtaatatattaatagctgCTTCATTAACACTGTCGGGAATTCTTTTCAATCAAATGACTGCATTTTGtaatactttaaaacttaACTTTTTTACGAGAactatatatgataaatttttaaaactttatattggGCCAGTTATTTGTAATGTTTgggaaaaggaaaaaaaaaatttagaagaaCTTAAAAATGGGTCTAATAAGATTTGGCTTGCGGGCGATGGACAATTTGACTCTCCTGGATTCTGTgcaaaatattgtacttattcaATTATGGACGTGGAGACaggaaaaataattggttttaaattagttcAACAATTAATGGTTCAAGGTGATTTAGAACGTTATGCTTGTGGATCGTTACTTAACGAATTAGTTAATGAAGAAAATTgcaaaatagatatttttcttaCCGATAGACATAAGGGTATTCGATGTGACATGAGAATAAATCATTCGAATATTGAACATGAGTTCGACATATGGCATATTTCTAAAAGTTTAATGAAACGTATGAAAACATTAGACAAAAAATATCCTGATGCGTTTTTGTGGAAAACCAGTATTAGCAACCATTTATGGTGGTCAGCGCAAACATGCCATGATGATGGAGATTTGTTAGTGAAGAAATTTACTTCTATTTTGAAgcatattagtaatatacacGAATGGGTTGAAGATggtgaattaataaaatgtgaacATGCACATTTTGTACTAAGACAggatcatttatattttgattaa